Part of the Oncorhynchus kisutch isolate 150728-3 linkage group LG2, Okis_V2, whole genome shotgun sequence genome, GGAAATGTTACATTACAAACTATGTATAAAAATTAGCTAAATCAAAAAGTAGTTTTGAGGTACTCACATTTTttatattgaataaatgaatgtgaaaATTTGTATTTCGGAATCTAGACATACAGTACTCCATATTTGAGGGAAAACTATATGGAGTATAATGATACCAAGatgtgtctgtatcatgtacagATCACAGGGTCTTGCAGGAGGCGTGAATAggtctaaaaagggcctaaaatggcAATTCCTCTGTAAATATCCTTCCTCCCAATGAAGTTCCTATGTGAGAACTACCAGAACAATCTAGAGTAGAATTGCCCTATCTTAACTTATCAGCAGATAGGAAATATTACTTTAAGCATATCAAAGACTGAGCCAGACATACAGTTCACATTGAAATTGTTCATAATTTTCTACAGTGATGATTGCAACCACTTTCATATAACAAGCTGATATGGGATAGAAGCCACACTGTTAAACAGGTTTCACTGGAAAATCAAGCTTCAGAAAGGAGAACAGCAGGTTTTTCAGGGAGGAAACCAGTGAAGAAAAAACACCAGTGtaaatatgatttatttattttcccctttgtactttaactatttgtatcgttgcaacactgtatataggcATAATATGACATCTGAACTTGAGTCTAATATTAAcagtgaattttttttttttcacttttatctatttcactggctttggcaatgtaaccatatgttttccatgccaataaagaccttatattgaaattgaattgagagagagagagactgagagggaggagggagtttCAAGAGTGATTTGTTAAGTTACATTGCCACCCTCTGGTCACCACCGTACTTGTATTCTCCATTTTGAAGATGTACACAATAACCGTCAATCTAATCTGAAGTAAAGCAATCCGTTTTTACACTCTGCCATAGCTAATGTGCTACAATAATAGCACAACTGTAGCAGTAAAGTATGTTAGTGAAGGATTGATTATAGGCTGGTAATGAAACATTTTACGTTgccataaaataaaatgtttgtaATTATACAGCAAATTCTGCAGCTGCGTATGACAGTAGGCCAGTAGGTAGACTGCAGTTTGAGATCATAAATACTCTATAAATCTTTCCAGATCCAGTCAtattctttaaaaatatgtaataAAAAACCAAGGGATACAAAATTAGTGTCAAAAAAGGAGAAATTACTGATCATCTGCAGGCTATGTAATGAATTTCACCTTTAACCATCTATTGGTTTAATTTACATCACTCTTTCTCAGTTACAAGAGGTTTCCCCCTGAGCTTGTATAGCCATTCCCCTAGTTTGGATAGTCTGTCACGGTACTCAAGCCTCTGGTAGTTGATCTCTGGCACCCCTCTGAAGCCGAACAGTGCGCCCCACCAGGCAGCAGCGATCACGGCCGTGGAGTCGCTGTCCCCGCCGTGGAAGAAGCCATGATTGGCCAGCTCAACCCAGGAGTCGCCTGCCCTCAGGAGGGCATCGTAAGCTATCATGGGAGCATCATGCCCACTGGCACCACCACAACCCTTGAAGCTCACCGCCCTATAGaaactctccctctccttcacacCGTAGGACTCTGGGAACTGAGGTTTGCTCTTTCCATCCAGAATGCCTCTCTTTTCTAAATAGGATTTCCACTGAATTCCAAAGTAGTCCCTGGAATAATGAGATTAGTCAGAAGCAGATGAAACTTACACATCATTCTACTTTGTAAACCCAGCCATAGAGGTAGGAATTTAATTTGGCCtgtattgtcacagcaaaataattctgcagcaacaggatttgatcGTTTAGTCCATGATGTTGCGTGATCTGTGATTAGGCTTTTTGCTGGTAACATGAGGCTACATGAAAAATGGAATGATAATTTGACTGGGTGTTAGTGCAGTTTTGTGTGAATTTATGTAAACCCCAAGCTCATCTCCATTTCCTCCAGCGCAGGtatattctcagcaacaaaaaaatgGCAAAACTAAGATCCAATATCTGGGTTGGACAATGGTGTGTTATTAACTGGAATCAGTATGTCACATTTCTTTATAAACAACAACTTTCACTAATTAACATTGAGGTGTGACGTACAGTCAACCAAAGGAGGCTGTTGGGCAGAGATATTGGAGGACTGGCTTATagtaatggttggaatggagtgGTATCAAACATATCaaaggaaaccatgtgtttgacacCGTTCCAGTccgcccaccagcctcctctgcagaAAACCACAACAAAGGCCTCACCAGTGCTCCATGTTCAGCTCCACACAATTGCCCGAATGCCTGACGTACTCCTTGGCTTTGTCCAGGACCTCCATGAGTCTGTGTCCCCAGGCCTCCACGGGCAGGGTGCCCCTCACTGCGTAGGCCGTGAACAGGGCTGCAGCCAGGGCTCCCAGGTAGCCTGTGGGGTGGTGGTGGGTCAGACGCCCACTCTCCACACTTACTGCTATCAGCAGGTGCTCTTGCTCAGGGTCGGGGAAGCGCAGGCCGATACACATGGCCCTCATGGCTGCCCCACACCCTCCGCCCCTCTTGTTGAAGGGAATCTTAATGTCCTCGTCAGTTCTCTGTCTGTGCCTTGCAACACTGTTGATGCAGGTGATGCCTACAGCGGAGACAGAAGTAGTATAATTATTGAATTGAATGAAGGTCAACATGTGGGTTTAAATGTACACATGTGCAATCTACAAAATCCCCCAAAGTAATTATTTTTGATGATAGGGCCATAATAACTAGTAATGTTGCATATTCCAATAAATGTTAAAATCTCACATTTTTGGTAAGAATTGTTATAAATTGCTGAGGTCACTTTTGAGGACATAAGCTCAACTGCACAGTAcaaatatgattttaaaaaaacaTGAAAGTATTAAATATTTATATGAtgtatttcctattcaacaaaactgtatgaataggacttcaaatcaaattataacattactataagatttcaccttcATTATAAATGAAAGTTGtatgtggttcagttggtagagcatggtgcttgcaacgcgtGGGTTTgtttcccacaggggaccagcaTGAAAAATATGAAAATGTCTGCACTCTTCTGcatgttgctctggataagagtgactgctaaatgacaaaaaatgtaaatgctaaaatatttgtatgtttagtgttaGAGAAAATGTGCAAATTTTCTAAAGGGCTCTCTTGATCAAAACATCTGCCCCCATCTGTGAACGTCTCACAGAACGCTAGATTGACTTCCAGAACTCATTAGGAACACACCTTTCATCTCATGCTAATATTGTCTGTCTATGACAAATGgaaagtgatttttattttagattAATGGCTATAATATTATCTCTGAATGTGCTACCATGTtgaaaccactctctcctgctgTGCTACGATGTAACTATCGCAGGCATGTGCTTCACGTGTTAGGTAGGGTTCAGCTAGGAGTGGATGGACAGTTGGAAGAGCAAATTAAATGGTAGAAGGGACATCCCAGCTTAAAATGGTTTCAGATGTCACATCCTACGACAGATAGGCGCAGAAAAAATGCTACTATGTATGTGGGAACCAGGGCTATTACTCAATGCAAGCCATTTTGATCTACGGTGTCCACAGAACCGGTACCAGAACCACGTAGGTCCCCTATATTTACATTAAGATAAGTGTACCGTGCCCAAGTGTGCAGAAATATTGCCATTTGCCTCTCAGGTTAACACGACATGACACACCTCATAAAGGAATACAAACTGTTACATACCTGCTCCTCTTCCATCCATGTCTGTCATGCTTACAATGTACTTCTCCACCAGGGCTCGATACAGCACAGGGAGGGAcaccccttccccctcccctACCTTGACCAGAGCCTCAGCTGTAGCCAGGTGCATGACGGTGTCATCACTAACAGGGAAGTCTATGGCATCCAGCTTCTCTAGACCTCCTCTCTTCTGAACTTGCTCATGTATTAACACTCCATCATTTTCAAATTCCCAGTTACCATGGTTGTAGCCCAGGGCATCTCCTGCTCCACTCAGGACCATGCTGGCCTTGTACCTCTGTTCCAGGGGGACCGTGTCTGACATGGTGAGATCTGGATGGTGTTCAATCACTTCTGTAAGAGATTCCATTGGATCATTGACTAATTGAATGTGACATTGAATGTCAATTAATATAAAATACAGAAAAAAGCTGTTGAGACGAGACATGAGGCTGTCAACCCCAATGAGAGTCACTGAACCATCAATGATAAAAGACAAACGTCACAGAATGTAGAGATATGGATGTATTGTGTAGAATTATTGAATGTCCCCAATACGAGCTAGTGCAGTAAATTGATACCTTGTGCTGGTGGTTGATCTTATAGACTTATATAGGCAGAACTTGAGTGTCAGTTTCCCTCTGTCGGTTCCCTTCCTGTAATTCTGTACTTTCCCTTTTGCAGTCTCCACCCCCTCTCAGCTCCATACAAGGCAACAATGAGTTTTGAAAAACACTTCCTCGTTTAGGGCCAATGGGAATGTGAAGTTGCAATTGCCCCATCTTCTGGAAGTAAGTAGGAAATGCATCGTTTATTGACTATTGTACACTTTCCTCACGGTCTATTCTAAAACTTTATGCCGTATAAAACATTTATAGATTATTGTTTATGTTAAAGTTTAACCAAGGATGGCGGCCATGAAGACCACATTTTGAATTGTGCATTCAAATTAAACTGACAGTGTGTCCTCACTGTAAATAACCAAGCTGACATCATCAGGAGTGTTGTTAAGGTGAATCAGAGAAGGATGAAGAAGAGAGACATTCTACACATTCATTTTTTCTGGTTCATACAGTCAATGAACAAAGCAGACCAAACCCAGCTGCTATCGTATTGGTGTCCATGGGACAGCCTCCACTTGCTTTTAAGTAGACTGAAACTATGACAAAATGTTTCAATTGTTAACAACCTCAGTAAGACATCTttatttatccaccatctttgggtGAATTCCCCAAGACCACAGGAAAACCCCAAATGATGTAAAATTTTGGTTCAACCAATGTCATCAACAAACAATTGTTTTGGAGCTTGTTGATAATGTTACAACATTAGTTTTAAATCTTATGGTATATTTATTTTTGGGGgatttccaagatggcgtagcagtaagtcgtcctgtcgtcccgtccctgtatatatcgtttttttaaacatatttttcttcgcatacctctttaaaaacattttgctaaacctaagcttccaaatactctcctgcaacccgcctcacccaatgtagctatttttcctaaagtatttatatttacttcggaactggaacccctcaactgaagctagccagctaactaccagctatgctagcggtcttcagctaaccggtcatcagctaacctttagcccggaaagctctcgccagctcgaacaacgcgactctaaccagagcacaacggacctatttatttttcatccccggattcccaccgcaaacggaacatttttcagctggatcttcacaactagctatctagctaaactgcaaccccggatgattacccctggctagcgtttccacccacttagcctgaagctagcccGGACAGAGCACCtgtagcatactcctgggctacaatacccgggcccacgaccggtctgtcgatgtcaccgcatgaagaggaataaacagactcaccccatcgcgacgtcccccaaaggctaactctctagccctcgctatctccctgcttgctaattcggcctgctaactgctagcttgtctagctccggtccgctaactgctaccttgtctagcccgggcctacgaactgttagcttgttagcacaggcctgctaaccgtctgaatcacCGCGTCCCAAACACTCTCTGGACccatttactttctatctctttttgatttttaatttgtttataccttccggaaacctgcctcacccaatgtgatacggaatcgctattattttaaattttttagaacacactcaagaacctccagacgctaaccagctaactagctacaagctatttagtcattgttagtttttttaacctggataacactcgccagtccagcttccctgcccatccaccgctgccccctggacactgatctcttggctacatagctgacgcacgctggactgtccattaatcacggtactccattctgcttgtttgttttatctgtcggccccgttgcctagtcaacgccattttacctgctgtttgttgtgctagctgattagcctcgcctactgttttagctagctttcccaattcaacacctgtgattactgtatgcctcgctgtatgtctctctcaaatgtcaatatgccttgtatactgttgttcaggttagttatcattgttttagttcacaatggagcccctagttccactcttcatacccctgttacctcctttgtcccacctcccacacatgcggtgacctcacccattacaaccagcatgtccagagatacaacctctctcatcatcacccagtgcctgggcttacctccgctgtacccgcaccccaccatacccctgtctgtgcattatgccctgaatatattctaccatgcccagaaacctgctcctcttattctctgccCCCAACGctctagacgaccagttttgatagcctttagccgcaccctcgtactactccttctctgttccgcgggtgatgtggaggtaaacccaggccctgcatgtcctcaggcaccctcatttgttgacttctgtgatcgaaaaagccttggtttcatgcatgtcaacatcagaagcctcctccctaagtttgttttactcactgctttagcacactctgctaaccctgatgtccttgccgtgtctgaatcctggctcaggaaggccaccaaaaattcagagatttccatacccaactataacatcttccgtcaagatagaactgccaaagggggaggagttgcagtctactgcagagatagcctgcaaagtaatgtcatactttccaggtccatacccaaacagttcgaactactaattttgaaaattactctctccagaaataagtctctcactgttgccgcctgctaccgaccaccctgagctcccagctgtgccctggacaccatttgtgaattgatcgccccccatctagcttcagagtttgttctgttaggtgacctaaactgggatatgcttaacaccccggcagtcctacaatctaagctagatgccctcaatctcactcaaatcatcaaggaacccaccaggtacaaccctaactctgtaaacaagggcaccctcatagacgtcatcctgaccaactggccctccaaatacacctccgctgtcttcaaccaggatctcagcgatcactgcctcattgcctgtatccgccacggatccgcagtcaaacgaccacccctcatcactgtcaaacgctccctaaaacacttctgtgagcaggcctttctaatcgacctggcccgggtatcctggaaggacattgacctcatcccgtcagttgaggatgcctggtcattctttaaaagtaacttcctcaccattttagataagcatgctccgttcaaaaaatgcagaaccaagaacagatacagcccttggttcactccagacctgactgccctcgaccagcacaaaaacatcctgtggcggactgcaatagcatcgaatagtccccgtgataatCCACGATTAttgaaaacttcaataagcatttctcaacggctggccatgccttccgcctggctactccaacctcggccaacagctccgcccccccccccccccccccccccgcagctcctcgcccaagcctctccaggttctcctttacccaaatccagatagcagatattctgaaagagctgcaaaacctggacccgtacaaatcagctgggcttgacaatctggaccctttatttctgaaactatccgccgccattgtcgcaacccctattaccagcctgttcaacctctctttcataccgtctgagatccccaaggattggaaagctgccccagtcatccccctcttcaaagggggagacaccttggacccaaactgttatagacctatatccatcctgccctgcctatctaaggtcttcgaaagccaagtcaacaaacaggtcactgaccatctcgaatcccacattaccttctccgctgtgcaatctggtttccgagccggtcacgggtgcacctcagccacactcaaggtactaaacgatatcataaccgccatcgataaaagacagtactgtgcagccgtcttcatcgaccttgccaaggctttcgactctgtcaatcaccatattcttatcgccagactcagtagcctcggtttttgggatgactgccttgcctggttcaccaattactttgcagacagagttcagcgtgtcaaatcggagggcatgctgtccggtcctctggcagtctctatgggggtgccacagggttcaattctcgggctgactcttttctctgtatatatcaatgatgttgctcttgctgcgggcgattccctgatccacctctacgcagacgacaccattctatatactttcggcccgtcattggacactgtgctatctaacctccaaacgagcttcaatgccatacagcactccttccgtggcctccaactgctcttaaacgctagtaaaacgaATTGCATGCTTTTCGAACAGATCGCTGCCTGTaaccgcatgcccgactagcatcaccaccctggatggttccgaccttgaatatgtggacatctataagtacctaggtgtctggctagactgcaaactctccttccagactcatataaaacatctccaatcgaaaatcaaatcaagagtcggctttctattccgcaacaaagcctccttcactcacgccgccaagcttaccctagtaaaactgactatcctaccgatcctcgacttcggcgatgtcatctacaaaatggcttccaacactctactcagcaaactggatgcagtctatcacagtgccatccgttttgtcactaaagcaccttataccacccaccactgcgacttgtatgctctagtcggctggccctcgctacatattcgtcgccagacccactggctccaggtcatctacaagtccatgctaggtaaagctccgccttatctcagttcactggtcacgatggcaacacccatccgtagcacgcgctccagcaggtgtatctcactgatcatccctaaagccaacacctcatttggccgcctttcgttccagtactctgctgcctgtgactggaacgaactgcaaaaatcgctgaagttggagacttttatctccctcaccaacttcaaacattagctatctgagcagctaaccaatcgctgcagctgtacatagtctattggtaaatagcccacccattttcacctacctcattcccatactgtttttatactgtttttatttatttacttttctgctcttttgcacaccaatatctctacctgtacatgaccatctgatcatttatcactccagtgttaatctgcaaaattgtaattattcgcctacctcctcatgccttttgcacacattgtatatagactgccccttttttttcttctgtgttattgacttgttaattgtttacaccatgtgtaactctgtgttgtctgttcacactgctatgctttatcttggccaggtcgcagttgcaaatg contains:
- the LOC109867342 gene encoding protein ADP-ribosylarginine hydrolase-like is translated as MSDTVPLEQRYKASMVLSGAGDALGYNHGNWEFENDGVLIHEQVQKRGGLEKLDAIDFPVSDDTVMHLATAEALVKVGEGEGVSLPVLYRALVEKYIVSMTDMDGRGAGITCINSVARHRQRTDEDIKIPFNKRGGGCGAAMRAMCIGLRFPDPEQEHLLIAVSVESGRLTHHHPTGYLGALAAALFTAYAVRGTLPVEAWGHRLMEVLDKAKEYVRHSGNCVELNMEHWDYFGIQWKSYLEKRGILDGKSKPQFPESYGVKERESFYRAVSFKGCGGASGHDAPMIAYDALLRAGDSWVELANHGFFHGGDSDSTAVIAAAWWGALFGFRGVPEINYQRLEYRDRLSKLGEWLYKLRGKPLVTEKE